CCCGGGAACTGGCGGCCCAGGTCAATGAGGCGCTCGCCGATTTTTCGGCTTTTACCGACGTGAAGACCTGCCTGCTGCACGGAGGCGTCAAATATGAACGCCAGAATTTTGAACTGGCCCGGCATCCTGACATTATTGTAGCGACACCCGGCCGCCTGCTCGACCATATCGAGAACGGCGCGGTGAAGCTCAACCAGGTCGAAACATTGGTTCTGGATGAGGCCGACCGTATGCTGGACATGGGCTTCATGCCCGATGTCCGGAGAATCATCGGCCAGTGCCCAACGAAACGGCAAACCCTGCTGTTCTCCGCCACCATTTCGCCCCAGCTCCAAAATCTTATTGCCTGGGCCATGCGCGAACCGGTCAGCATCGATATCGGCCAGCGCTACAATCCCGCCGAAACAATCCAGCATGTGCTCTACCCGGTGGCCATGAACCAGAAATTCGACCTTCTTCTCGCCCTGCTCGACCGGACTAATTACGAAAGCGTCATCATCTTTTCCCGCACCAAAATGGGCGCCGATCAAATCGCAGCCACGCTCAAGACCAACGGCCACAACGTGGAAGCCATCCATTCCGACCGGACCCAAAGCCAGCGCACCCAGGTCCTGGAAATGTTCCGCGAAGGCAAGGTGGAAGTACTGGTCGCCACCGACATCGCCGCGCGCGGGCTGGACATCAACGGCGTGACGCATGTGATCAACTACGACGTGCCGGAAAATCCGGAAGATTACGTGCATCGCATCGGACGGACCGGGCGCGCCCAAAAATCCGGCGACGCCATGACGCTTTTTACCGCCGCGGAGCAGGATTACGTCAGCTCCATCGAACGCCTCATCGAGAAAAAAATTCCGCGCACCAAGCTCGATAATTTCGATTACACCTACACGACCCTGCTGCAGGAAGATGCAAAAGCCGGCATGCGCTCCATCCACCGTAAACCCTCCCGCCGCCGGCGCTGAAAGATAGAATGTTAGCT
The Candidatus Methylacidiphilales bacterium DNA segment above includes these coding regions:
- a CDS encoding DEAD/DEAH box helicase — translated: MEMDMPRRSPYPDLLAALLNGVIKNTMSFQNLGLEESVVHAVQRLRYVEPTPIQTQAIPVILENKDLLGSAQTGTGKTAAFALPIISRLKKHSPRTRCLILEPTRELAAQVNEALADFSAFTDVKTCLLHGGVKYERQNFELARHPDIIVATPGRLLDHIENGAVKLNQVETLVLDEADRMLDMGFMPDVRRIIGQCPTKRQTLLFSATISPQLQNLIAWAMREPVSIDIGQRYNPAETIQHVLYPVAMNQKFDLLLALLDRTNYESVIIFSRTKMGADQIAATLKTNGHNVEAIHSDRTQSQRTQVLEMFREGKVEVLVATDIAARGLDINGVTHVINYDVPENPEDYVHRIGRTGRAQKSGDAMTLFTAAEQDYVSSIERLIEKKIPRTKLDNFDYTYTTLLQEDAKAGMRSIHRKPSRRRR